In Kocuria turfanensis, a single genomic region encodes these proteins:
- a CDS encoding DUF4190 domain-containing protein, whose protein sequence is MDHQQAGHARDDVPQAQPQYSQNPYMHQQYVQYPGYSPLPHPMAMQGMSHKSNAVVLGVIGLFVLGIVLGPLAISQASKAQSMGVPATAGKVLGWIDLAFGLLGLLWFLAVIGLY, encoded by the coding sequence ATGGATCACCAGCAGGCAGGGCATGCGCGAGATGACGTCCCGCAGGCGCAGCCTCAGTACTCGCAAAATCCCTATATGCATCAGCAATACGTGCAGTATCCCGGATATTCGCCCCTTCCCCACCCAATGGCCATGCAGGGTATGAGCCACAAGAGCAATGCCGTTGTCCTGGGGGTGATTGGCCTATTCGTTCTCGGAATAGTCCTCGGACCCCTTGCCATCTCGCAGGCCAGCAAAGCTCAGTCGATGGGCGTCCCCGCGACAGCGGGGAAAGTTCTCGGCTGGATCGACCTAGCCTTCGGTCTTTTGGGGTTGCTGTGGTTTCTTGCTGTTATTGGCCTTTATTAA
- a CDS encoding MetQ/NlpA family ABC transporter substrate-binding protein has translation MRSQRLTFLALATTLGLTLTACGGSDQAGEGALADGKVSIGVVGSHPTHDALKQLAEEQGITVEYVDFSDYNQPNPATESGDVDMTWFQHVPFLADYNNSAGGSITPIGSTSIYPLGLYSNEYDSVDQFQKGDEIAVPNDAVNLSRALLVLESAGLVELKSDTLIPTELDVDTEASTVRVTPVSAEQTVLSMDSVAGSVINNDFLARADIDPKSALAQDDPEAEGSRAYVNLFTTTEELADDETLRQVADLYHEQTVIDAEMEETKDTAVPLQLEPEELQELAARYQQELKDQGQ, from the coding sequence ATGCGATCGCAGCGCCTCACCTTCCTCGCCCTGGCCACCACCCTCGGCCTCACCCTCACCGCCTGCGGCGGCTCCGACCAGGCCGGCGAGGGCGCCCTGGCCGACGGCAAGGTCAGCATCGGCGTCGTCGGCTCGCACCCGACCCACGACGCCCTCAAGCAGCTGGCCGAGGAGCAGGGCATCACCGTCGAGTACGTCGACTTCTCCGACTACAACCAGCCCAACCCGGCCACCGAGTCCGGCGACGTGGACATGACCTGGTTCCAGCACGTCCCCTTCCTCGCCGACTACAACAACTCCGCCGGGGGCTCCATCACCCCGATCGGCTCGACGTCGATCTACCCGCTGGGCCTGTACTCCAACGAGTACGACTCCGTGGACCAGTTCCAGAAGGGCGACGAGATCGCCGTCCCCAACGACGCCGTGAACCTCTCCCGGGCCCTGCTCGTGCTCGAGTCGGCCGGTCTCGTGGAGCTGAAGAGCGACACCCTCATCCCCACCGAGCTCGACGTCGACACCGAGGCCTCCACGGTCCGGGTCACCCCCGTGTCGGCCGAGCAGACGGTGCTCTCCATGGACTCGGTGGCCGGTTCGGTCATCAACAACGACTTCCTCGCCCGCGCGGACATCGACCCGAAGTCCGCCCTGGCCCAGGACGACCCCGAGGCGGAGGGCTCCCGCGCCTACGTCAACCTCTTCACCACCACCGAGGAGCTCGCCGACGACGAGACCCTCCGGCAGGTCGCGGACCTCTACCACGAGCAGACCGTGATCGACGCCGAGATGGAGGAGACCAAGGACACGGCCGTGCCGCTGCAGCTGGAGCCGGAGGAGCTGCAGGAGCTGGCCGCGCGCTACCAGCAGGAGCTGAAGGACCAGGGACAGTGA